The Manis javanica isolate MJ-LG chromosome 4, MJ_LKY, whole genome shotgun sequence genome contains a region encoding:
- the USP22 gene encoding ubiquitin carboxyl-terminal hydrolase 22 isoform X2, whose translation MELMYGGIYCFLCQDYIYDKDIEIIAKEEQRKAWKIQGIGEKFSTWEPTKCELELLKHNPKRRKITSNCTIGLRGLINLGNTCFMNCIVQALTHTPLLRDFFLSDRHRCEMQSPSSCLVCEMSSLFQEFYSGHRSPHIPYKLLHLVWTHARHLAGYEQQDAHEFLIAALDVLHRHCKGDDNGKKASNPNHCNCIIDQIFTGGLQSDVTCQVCHGVSTTIDPFWDISLDLPGSSTPFWPLSPGSEGSVVNGESHMSGTTTLTDCLRRFTRPEHLGSSAKIKCSGCHSYQESTKQLTMKKLPIVACFHLKRFEHSAKLRRKITTYVSFPLELDMTPFMASSKESRMNGQYQQPPDSLSNDNKYSLFAVVNHQGTLESGHYTSFIRQHKDQWFKCDDAIITKASIEDVLDSEGYLLFYHKQFLEYE comes from the exons ATGGAGCTTATGTATGGAGGCATCTATTGTTTTTTGTGTCAGGACTACATATACGACAAAGACATAGAAATCATTGCCAAAGAGGAACAGCGGAAAGCTTGGAAAATACAAG GCATCGGAGAGAAGTTTTCAACTTGGGAGCCAACCAAATGTGAGCTTGAACTGCTGAAACACAACCCAAAAAGGCGGAAGATCACATCTAACTGCACCATAG GTCTGCGCGGTCTGATCAACCTTGGAAACACGTGTTTCATGAACTGCATTGTCCAGGCACTCACCCACACGCCACTCTTGCGAGACTTCTTCCTGTCTGACCGGCACAGGTGTGAAATGCAGAGCCCCAGCTCATGTCTGGTCTGCGAGATGTCATCGCTTTTTCAGGAG TTCTACTCAGGGCACCGGTCCCCCCACATCCCATACAAGTTGCTGCATCTGGTGTGGACGCATGCGCGACACTTGGCAGGGTACGAGCAGCAGGATGCCCACGAGTTCCTCATTGCAGCCCTGGATGTCCTGCACCGACACTGCAAAG GCGACGACAATGGGAAGAAAGCCAGCAATCCCAACCACTGCAACTGTATCATCGACCAGATCTTCACAGGCGGCCTGCAGTCGGACGTCACCTGTCAGGTCTGCCA TGGTGTCTCCACCACCATTGACCCCTTTTGGGACATCAGCCTTGACCTGCCTGGCTCTTCTACCCCGTTCTGGCCCCTGAGTCCCGGAAGCGAGGGCAGTGTGGTGAATGGGGAAAGCCACATGTCGGGAACCACCACTCTCACCGACTGCTTGCGAAG ATTCACCAGACCGGAGCACTTAGGAAGCAGTGCCAAGATCAAGTGCAGTGGTTGCCATAGCTACCAGGAGTCCACTAAACAGCTGACCATGAAGAAACTGCCCATTGTGGCCTGTTTTCATCTCAAA CGATTTGAACACTCAGCCAAGCTGAGGCGGAAGATTACCACGTATGTGTCCTTCCCCCTGGAGCTGGACATGACCCCCTTCATGGCATCCAG CAAAGAGAGCAGAATGAATGGGCAGTACCAGCAGCCACCAGATAGTCTCAGTAATGATAATAA ATACTCCCTGTTTGCAGTAGTCAACCACCAAGGCACCCTGGAGAGTGGCCACTACACCAGCTTCATCCGGCAGCACAAGGACCAGTGGTTCAAGTGTGACGACGCCATCATCACCAAGGCCAGCATCGAGGATGTGCTGGACAGTGAGGG GTACCTGCTGTTCTACCACAAACAGTTCCTGGAATACGAGTAG